The Struthio camelus isolate bStrCam1 chromosome 5, bStrCam1.hap1, whole genome shotgun sequence genome has a segment encoding these proteins:
- the LYVE1 gene encoding lymphatic vessel endothelial hyaluronic acid receptor 1 has product MATYFGVTSAMIAVWVMTFMAQNYIITGSVLSPCRIAGIGIYLEEKVNFSDASNACSQLNLQLATKDQVEKALKHGFETCSYGWVKDGLVVIPRITSNKKCGKGNVGLVPWNAEHFKTFKVYCFNSSDVHINSCKPDPTTPIPPSSSEPTDLPTYSSSDLTENITAEPHATVSEQPPKNVKFRVICITETILPTEGTTVKIPEEYSQLEFPNYTSHAAFKNDGVVFGGIPTALLVLAVIFFIISVVLAVCYIKKYKKTFPFSNKNHQKEMVETTALKEAKTNDKTPEKETKNNGKKVEESKTKPEATVKCVEAAV; this is encoded by the exons ATGGCAACTTATTTTGGAGTTACCTCAGCAATGATTGCAGTCTGGGTTATGACATTCATGGCTCAAAATTACATTATAACAG GTTCCGTGCTTTCACCTTGCAGGATCGCAGGCATAGGAATTTATCTTGAGGAGAAAGTGAATTTCTCAGATGCAAGTAACGCATGCAGTCAACTGAATCTACAGTTGGCAACTAAAGACCAGGTTGAAAAGGCTTTGAAACATGGCTTTGAAACATGCAG CTATGGATGGGTGAAAGATGGATTGGTTGTCATTCCTCGGATAACATCCAACAAGAAATGTGGTAAGGGCAACGTTGGACTAGTACCATGGAATGCCGAACACTTTAAAACTTTCAAGGTTTACTGCTTCAATTCCTCAG ATGTTCACATTAATTCATGTAAACCAGATCCAACTACACCCATACCACCTTCCTCAAGTGAACCGACGGACTTACCTACATATTCTAGCTCAGACTTGACTGAGAACATCACAGCAGAGCCTCATGCAACTGTATCAGAACAACCTCCGAAAAATGTGAAGTTTCGTGTGATATGCATAACTGAAACTATATTACCAACAGAGGGAACTACTGTAAAAATTCCAGAGGAATACTCACAGCTTGAGTTTCCTAACTACACTTCCCATGCTGCCTTTAAGAATGATGGCGTTGTCTTTGGAG GTATCCCTACAGCACTCCTTGTACTGGCAGTCATCTTCTTCATTATTTCAGTTGTTCTAGCAGTCTGCTATATCAAGAa GTATAAGAAAACGTTCCCATTTTCAAACAAGAATCATCAAAAAGAAATGGTTGAAACTACTGCTCTCAAAGAGGCTAAGACAAATGACAAAACAccagagaaggaaacaaagaataaTGGGAAAAAGGTAGAAGAGTCTAAAACCAAGCCTGAGGCTACAGTAAAATGTGTAGAGGCAGCAGTTTAA